Proteins encoded within one genomic window of Manis pentadactyla isolate mManPen7 chromosome 4, mManPen7.hap1, whole genome shotgun sequence:
- the SYPL2 gene encoding synaptophysin-like protein 2, with protein MSSTESSSRTADKSPRQQVDRLLVGLRWQRLEEPLGFIKVLQWLFAIFAFGSCGSYSGETGATVRCNNEAKDVSSIIVSFGYPFRLNRVQYEMPLCDDDSTSKTMHLMGDFSAPAEFFVTLGIFSFFYAMAALVLYLRFHNLYTENRRFPLVDFCVTVSFTFFWLVAAAAWGKGLTDIKGATRPSSLTAAMSVCHGEEAVCSAGATPSMGLANISVIFGFINFFLWAGNCWFVFKETPWHGQAQGLDQDQGQGPSQESAAEQGAVEKQ; from the exons ATGTCCTCGACGGAGAGCTCGAGTCGCACCGCGGACAAGTCGCCGCGCCAGCAG GTGGACCGCCTGCTGGTGGGGCTGCGCTGGCAGCGCCTGGAGGAGCCGCTGGGCTTCATCAAAGTTCTCCAGTGG CTCTTTGCTATTTTCGCCTTCGGGTCCTGCGGCTCCTACAGCGGGGAGACAGGAGCAACAGTTCGCTGCAACAACGAAGCCAAGGATGTGAGCTCCATCATTGTTTCATTCGGCTATCCCTTCAG GTTGAACCGGGTCCAGTATGAGATGCCCCTCTGCGATGATGACTCCACCTCCAAGACCATGCACCTCATGGGGGACTTCTCTGCCCCTGCCGAGTTCTTTGTGACCCTGGGCATCTTTTCCTTCTTCTATGCCATGGCTGCGCTAGTCCTTTACCTGCGCTTCCACAACCTTTACACAGAGAACAGGCGCTTCCCGCTGGTG GACTTTTGTGTGACtgtttccttcacctttttctggCTGGTGGCTGCAGCTGCCTGGGGCAAGGGCCTGACTGACATCAAGGGGGCCACACGGCCATCCAGCCTGACTGCAGCTATGTCTGTGTGCCATGGAGAGGAAGCAGTGTGCAGTGCCGGGGCCACACCCTCCATGGGACTGGCTAACATCTCCGTG ATCTTCGGCTTTATCAACTTCTTCCTGTGGGCCGGGAACTGTTGGTTTGTGTTCAAGGAGACTCCATGGCATGGGCAGGCCCAGGGCCTGGACCAGGACCAGGGCCAGGGCCCCAGCCAGGAGAGCGCAGCTGAGCAGGGAGCAGTGGAGAAGCAGTAA